Genomic window (Ureibacillus composti):
GGAAACGAATAAAGGGAGAAGTTACACTATTAAAAGTGAATTTAAACTAAAATTTTATTGAAAACGTACATGAATACAGTGGAGATAGAATAATGATAAATGATAGCGATTATAGGTGATTTGTCGAAAATAGGGATAAATTGATTGGATAGATTTAAAGGTAAAGGATGTTGAGAATATGACGGTTTCAGCTGGTTTTTATAAAAAAATGCAAGACTGGATTATTAATGAGCACACTGGAAATGTGGCATATCGCCCCTTTCAATCGAATGGAAATCCATACAGAGCAAAGATCTTTTTAGTGGGATCAAATCCGGAACCAATTCCGCAAATTGAATTAGAGGATATAAAAATGTTTGCCGATTCTTTAGTGGATATCCAATTGTTTGAAATATTAAGTGGTCAATTAACAAGAGAACAAAAAGGTTGGCTTAACTTTTCCGTGTGGATGAAGGAACATTTGAAACAGGAAGTTGCTTTTACATATGTAAATTGTTATCAAGCAGAGGAACTACAACAATTAAAGCAATTGAAAAAAGATAAAGATCCATTGTATGTAAAGGGAACAGAAATATTTGAAGAAGTATTAAATGAGTTTTTACCAGATGTGATTATTTTAAATGGGACGAGTGCACTTAAAATGTTCCGAGAAAATTTTGAACGTGTGTTAATTGATACAAATGCCTCCAAAGAAACATTACAACAGATAGAAGAAGGCGGGATTTTTGCAACGTTGCCATTAAGAGAAGGGAAAAATGTAAAGATTCTTGCTTGTCGAAATATGATGTATTTTGGAAAAGACGGTGCATCGTTTGGTCATTTGAAAAAAATATTGAGCGAAATTTATGATAATTATTTTGTGTAAATTTTGCGGAAAAAGCTTTAAATACGAACAATTTTACTAAAATTAATGTGAATGATAGGTAATTTCCGAATAATTAGAATCGTTTTTTTATTCAATAGGTGTTGCATTCGACATAATCCGTGTTTATAATGGGTTCATTCTTAACAAAATCTTAACAATTGAAACTCATATAATCGCGAGAATATGGCTCGCAAGTTTCTACCGACTTACCGTAAAAAAGTCGACTATGAGGAGCATTGAGTGATGGCGAATGCATTTATTATTATCCTTAGCCATTATTCTATAACCTTTGAGTAATCACTCGGAAGGCTTGCTCTCTCATAGAGAGACAAGTTTTCCGAGTTTTTTTGATTTGACAAAACTTATATAGACCAATAGAAAAGGAGACTTTCATCATGGAATTGTTGAAAGATAAAATCACAAAAGAAGGAAGAGTTTTATCAGATACCGTACTTAAAGTAGACTCGTTTTTAAACCACCAAATTGATCCGCTTCTTATGAAAGAAGTTGGGGAAGAATTCGCCAATCGTTTTGCAGATCAAGTCATTACAAAAGTATTAACAATTGAGTCTTCAGGTATTGCCCCTGCAACATTTTTAGGGTTAACAATTGGTGCACCGGTAGTATTTGCCCGTAAGAAAAAATCACTTACTTTATCAGATAACTTATATACATCTCAAGTTTATTCATTTACGAAAAATGAAACAAATGATATTTCAGTTTCGAAAGACTACCTTAAGGCAGATGACAATGTATTAATTATCGATGATTTCCTAGCAAATGGTGAAGCAGTAAAGGGGTTACTTGATATTGCAGAACAAGCCGGAGCACATGTAGTAGGTGTTGGAATTGTGATTGAAAAAGGCTTTCAAATGGGCGGTAAGGCGTTACGTGAACAAGGGTTGCGTATTGAGTCACTTGCAAATATTAAGTCACTAGCTGACGGGAAAGTAGAATTTTTCGACTAATACAATTTTATTTAATGTTTTGAAGAAAGCACAGTGCAGCAAATACGCCAAGGCGCATTTGATTCATTTCTTTTAACTTTAAGGGGGATTTTGTTCAAATGAACAATGCAAAAGCGACAACGCTAGGAATTCAACATTTACTTGCTATGTATGCAGGTGCCATACTAGTACCATTAATAATAGGCGGGGAACTTGGGTTTAATTCTACAGAAATGACGTATTTAGTTGCGATTGACATTATGATGTGTGGTGTTGCAACACTGTTACAAGTAATGCGAGGTAAAATATTCGGGGTCGGTTTACCAGTAGTATTAGGATGTACATTTACAGCGGTATTTCCAATTATCGCAATTGGTTCTGAGAAAGGGATCGGTGCCATTTACGGAGCAGTTATTGCTTCAGGTATAATCGTCATTTTAATCTCAGGTGTGTTCGGAAAATTAGTGAAGTTCTTCCCACCAGTTGTAACGGGATCCGTAGTAACAATTATCGGTATTTCATTAATCCCTGTTGCTATCAACAACATGGGTGGTGGTCAAGGTGCTCCCGATTTCGGTTCATCTACTAACATAACATTAGCCATGATTACGTTAATCGTTATTTTATTAATCTATCGTTTTACAACAGGATTTACCCGTTCAATTTCGATTTTATTAGGATTGGTCATTAGCACTGTGATTGCTGCATTCCTTGGTAAGGTGGATTTCAAACCAGTTGCTGATGCCTCTTGGTTCCATATGGTGCAACCGTTCTACTTCGGAACGCCAACTTTTGACCTCGGT
Coding sequences:
- a CDS encoding xanthine phosphoribosyltransferase — translated: MELLKDKITKEGRVLSDTVLKVDSFLNHQIDPLLMKEVGEEFANRFADQVITKVLTIESSGIAPATFLGLTIGAPVVFARKKKSLTLSDNLYTSQVYSFTKNETNDISVSKDYLKADDNVLIIDDFLANGEAVKGLLDIAEQAGAHVVGVGIVIEKGFQMGGKALREQGLRIESLANIKSLADGKVEFFD
- a CDS encoding nucleobase:cation symporter-2 family protein — translated: MNNAKATTLGIQHLLAMYAGAILVPLIIGGELGFNSTEMTYLVAIDIMMCGVATLLQVMRGKIFGVGLPVVLGCTFTAVFPIIAIGSEKGIGAIYGAVIASGIIVILISGVFGKLVKFFPPVVTGSVVTIIGISLIPVAINNMGGGQGAPDFGSSTNITLAMITLIVILLIYRFTTGFTRSISILLGLVISTVIAAFLGKVDFKPVADASWFHMVQPFYFGTPTFDLGAIITMTLVAMVSLVESSGVYFALSDITKQKIDSKDLARGYRSEGLASIIGGIFNAFPYTTFSQNVGLLKMTGVKERKVIFITGGMLVALGFLPKVAALTTIIPTAVLGGAMLAMFGMVVTQGITMLAPQISLSPENAMIAAISVGLGAGVAFVPNIFAVLPPSLSILTSNGIVCGSVTAIVLNIVFNMIGKKQEEPVHKTQAVSAES